Sequence from the Streptosporangiales bacterium genome:
CTCGGCCGAGGCCGAGGCGCGGGAGACCGAGCTGCGGGCGAACGCGGACGCGATGCGCGTACAGACCTCCGCGAACGCCGACGCCGAGGCGACCAAGATGCGTGGTGACGCCGAGGCGCACGCCACCCGGGCGACCGGTGAGGCGGACGCGGCTGCGGCCCAGGCCCGCGGTCTGGCCGAGGCCGAGGCGGCGAAGGCCAAGGGCCTCGCCGAGGCCGAGGCGATTCAGGCCAGGGCGAACGCGCTGGCGGAGAACCAGGAAGCCGTCGTCGCCCAGCAGCTGGCGGAGAAGTGGCCGGAGATCGTGTCGGCCGGCGCCCAGGCGCTCGGCAACGTCGACCACATGGTCGTGCTCAACGGCGCGGACGGCGTATCGGACATGCTCGCGAAGGCGCTGACCCTGGGCGGCACCGGCATGGGGCTCGCCAAGACGCTGCTGAACTCCATGAGGGAGGACGGCACGGTGCCGGCCAGCACCAACGGCACCGCGCAGGACAGCACCGCACCGGCGCCCGCCACCGACGCGGCCGCCGCCAGCTGACGAGGCAGCACCCACGGAAGGGCACGCATGGCTGAAACCAACCCGCAGCCCTTCCGGGTGTGCTTCGTCTGCACCGGCAACATCTGTCGCTCGCCGATGGCCGAGGTCGTGTTCCGCTCCCACGTGGAGCGGGCCGGCCTCGGCCATGCGGTCGCCGTGGCCAGCGCGGGTCTCGGCTCGTGGCACGTCGGGGACCCACCGGAGCACGGCACCGTCGAGGTGCTCGCGCAGCACGGCCTGGACGGCTCACAGCTGCGCGCTCGCCAGTTCCGGCCGGCCGAGCTCGGCACGCTCGACCTCGTCATCGGCCTGGATCGCGGCCACCTACGGGCGCTGCAACAACACGCCGGCCAGCATGCCGACAAGGTACGGCTGCTGCGCGACTACGACCCGGACGCCGACGGGCCGGACGTGCCAGACCCGTACGGCGGACCACTGCGCGACTTCGAGCACGTCTACCGGCTGACCGAGGCGGCCATGCCGGGTCTGCTCGACGCGGTCCGCAACGACCTGGACCGTATCTCCCGCTGACCGGCGCCCAGTAGGGTTCTGCCCGTGGCCGCACGCACTTCAGACGAGATGTTCACCCACGCCAGTACGCGCGCGCCGGTCAAGGTGGCTGACCTCCCTCGCGCGCCTGCGAGGCGCGTCGCGGTGCTGACGTGCATGGACGCGAGAATCGACCTGGCCGCACTGTTCGGCCTGGCCCTCGGCGACGCGAACGTGTTGCGCAACGCCGGCGGCGTCGTCACCGCCGACGTCCGGCGGACCCTCGCGATCAGCCAGCGGTTGCTCGGCACGACGGAGATCGTGGTGCTCGGCCACACCGGCTGCGGCATGCTCGACGTCGACGACCAGGAGTTCACCGCCGTCCTCAGGGAGGAGACCGGCCAGGTGCCCGACTGGCCGGTGGCGGGCTTCCGCGACCTGGACGAGCGGGTGCGGCAGTCCGTCGCGGAGCTGGCCGCCGATCCGTTCCTGCCGGCCAGGGACGTCATCCGCGGCGTCGTCTACGACCTCGCCAGCGGCGAGGTGCGCGAGGTGCGCTGACCGGTAGCGTCGGGGCCATGCCAGGTAGGAGTGCTCTCCCCGACGTCGCCAACCGGCTGCTCGGTCAGCCGACGCAGGACTGGCAGCCGGTAGGCGGCGGCTGCATCGGCGACTGCGCCCGGGTCACGCTCACCGACGGCCGGTCGGTGTTCGTGAAGACGATGGCCGACCCGCCGGCGCACTTCTTCGCCGCAGAGGCGGCCGGCCTGCGCTGGCTCGCCGAGGCAGGCGGTCCGCCCGTCCCCGAGGTACTGGCAGCCGGCGAGGACGGTATCGCGCTCGCGTGGGTGCCTACGGCAGGCGCGTCCGCCACGGCGGCGGAGCAGCTGGGCGGCGAGCTTGCGCGGATGCACGCGGCCGGCGCGGACTCGTTCGGCGCGCCGTGGTCCGGCTTCATCGGGTCGCTGCCGATGGACAACTCGCCCGCCGCCGACTGGCCCACCTTCTACGCCGAGCGGCGGCTGCTGCCGTACGCAAGGCAGGCGTTCGACCGCGGCCACCTCGACGCCGACCAGCTGGCCCTGGTGGAACGCGTCGCGGACCGGCTCGGCGAGCTGGCCGGCCAGGCGGAACCGCCGGCGCGGATCCACGGCGACCTGTGGAGCGGCAACCTGCACTGGGCGGCGGACGGCCGTTGCTGGCTGCTCGACCCGGCGGCGCACGGCGGCCACCGGGAGACCGACCTGGCGATGCTCGCGCTGTTCGGCGCCCCGCATCTCGACCGCCTAGTGGACGCGTACCGCGAGGCGGCCACGGACCTCGGCGCACCACTGGCCGACGGCTGGCGCGACCGGATACCGCTGCACCAGCTCTGGCCGTTGCTCGTGCACGCCGTGCTCTTCGGCAGCGGCTACGGCGCGCAGGCGGCGGCCGCCGCGCGTACGGCGTTGCGCACCAACTGACCGGGTTCTGGTGTCAGGATGGATGGATGCGGCTGCTAGCCAAGATCGTCATCACGGCACTCGCGCTGTGGGCGGCCACGCTGCTGCCCGGCATCAGCGCGGGCGCAGGCTCAGGCGCCGAACGTGCGGTGACCCTGGTCGTGGTGGCGTGCGTCTTCGGCGTCATCAACGCGGTGCTGAAGCCGATCATCGAGACGGTCGGCTGCCTGTTCTACGTACTCACCCTCGGCCTGTTCACGTTCGTGGTGAACGCCGCGCTGCTACTGCTCACCGCGTGGATCACCGGCAAGCTCGGCTTCGGCTTCCAGGTCGACGGCTTCTGGTGGGCGGTAGCCGGGTCGATCGTGGTGAGCATCGTGAGCTACCTGCTCCACCTGGCCCTGCCAGGGCCGCGCAGGGACGCCGAGCCGGGCGACTAGCGCGCGACGGTCGAGCGTGCGAGGCGGAACCCCACGTCGTCGATCTCGAACGTCGGGTGGCTGCGGCGGCGCACGGCGGCCCGGCAGCTCCAGTGCTCGTCGGACCACCCACCGCCGCGGAGCACCCGGTATTCGCCGTACACGGCGGCGTCGTAGACGTCCCAGCACCAGTCCCACACGTTGCCCAGCATGTCGTGCAGACCCCACGCGTTGGGTTGCTTGCCGCCGACGTCGTGCACCCGCCCGTCCGAGTTGCCGCGGTACCAGGCGATCGCGTCGAGCTCGCCGTACCGCGGGCCGGTGGTGCCGGCGCGGCAGGCGTGCTCCCACTCGGCCTCGGTCGGTAGCCGGTAACCCTCGGCGGCGGCGTCCCACTCGACGGTCTCGGTGTCGGCACTGAGACGGTACGCGGGCGCCAACCCCTCACGCTGCGACAACGCGTTGCAGAACCGGACCGCGTCCCACCACGACACGCTCTCGACGGGCAGCCGCTCGCCATGCCCGGCGCTCGGGTGCCCGCCGGTGACCTGGCCGTACCGCAGCTGCGTGACCGGGACGGCGGCCAGCAGGAACGGCCCGACGTCGACCGACCAGGTGCGCTGCGTTCTTCGGTCCGACAGCGTCACCCGCCCCGCCGGGATGGCGACCAGCTCGCCCGCTGCGTCCGTGCCCACGAGTAGGCGACTCTAACCCCCGGACACCGCGGGCAGGATGGTGACCTCGTCGCCGGACGCGAGCTTCGTCTCGAGCAGCTGCGCGTCCCTGATGTTCCTGTCGCCGACGAACACGTTCACGTGCCGGCGCAGCCTGCCGGCCTCGTCCTGGATGCGGCGGTGCAGAACCGGCCGCTGCTCGGCGAGCCGGCCGAGCACCGTGCCGATGGTGGCGTCGGCCGGCACGTCGACGGCGACCTGCGACGCGCCGTCGGTGTACTGCCGCAGCGCGCCTGGCACCACTACGACAACCTCCATCACAGCGTCACCGCCCGCACCGACAGCACGTCGGGCAGGTTCCGCGCGATGGTCTGCCAGCTCTCTCCCTCGTCGTTGCTCGCGTACAGCTCGCCGTTGCGGCTGCCGAAGTACACCCCGGCCCGCTCGGCCGTGTCGGTGCACATCGCGTCGCGCAGCACGGTGGAGTAGTAGCCCTCCTGCTGCAGCCCGGCGGACAGCGCCCGCCAGCTCTCGCCCGCGTCGTCGGACCGGTACACCCGGCACGCCAGCTCGGGCGGCATCCGCTCACCGTCGGCGGTCAGCGGGAACAG
This genomic interval carries:
- a CDS encoding phage holin family protein, whose amino-acid sequence is MRLLAKIVITALALWAATLLPGISAGAGSGAERAVTLVVVACVFGVINAVLKPIIETVGCLFYVLTLGLFTFVVNAALLLLTAWITGKLGFGFQVDGFWWAVAGSIVVSIVSYLLHLALPGPRRDAEPGD
- a CDS encoding molybdopterin synthase sulfur carrier subunit, giving the protein MEVVVVVPGALRQYTDGASQVAVDVPADATIGTVLGRLAEQRPVLHRRIQDEAGRLRRHVNVFVGDRNIRDAQLLETKLASGDEVTILPAVSGG
- a CDS encoding phosphotransferase, whose amino-acid sequence is MPGRSALPDVANRLLGQPTQDWQPVGGGCIGDCARVTLTDGRSVFVKTMADPPAHFFAAEAAGLRWLAEAGGPPVPEVLAAGEDGIALAWVPTAGASATAAEQLGGELARMHAAGADSFGAPWSGFIGSLPMDNSPAADWPTFYAERRLLPYARQAFDRGHLDADQLALVERVADRLGELAGQAEPPARIHGDLWSGNLHWAADGRCWLLDPAAHGGHRETDLAMLALFGAPHLDRLVDAYREAATDLGAPLADGWRDRIPLHQLWPLLVHAVLFGSGYGAQAAAAARTALRTN
- a CDS encoding low molecular weight phosphotyrosine protein phosphatase, whose amino-acid sequence is MAETNPQPFRVCFVCTGNICRSPMAEVVFRSHVERAGLGHAVAVASAGLGSWHVGDPPEHGTVEVLAQHGLDGSQLRARQFRPAELGTLDLVIGLDRGHLRALQQHAGQHADKVRLLRDYDPDADGPDVPDPYGGPLRDFEHVYRLTEAAMPGLLDAVRNDLDRISR
- a CDS encoding carbonic anhydrase — protein: MAARTSDEMFTHASTRAPVKVADLPRAPARRVAVLTCMDARIDLAALFGLALGDANVLRNAGGVVTADVRRTLAISQRLLGTTEIVVLGHTGCGMLDVDDQEFTAVLREETGQVPDWPVAGFRDLDERVRQSVAELAADPFLPARDVIRGVVYDLASGEVREVR
- a CDS encoding SUMF1/EgtB/PvdO family nonheme iron enzyme, translating into MVAIPAGRVTLSDRRTQRTWSVDVGPFLLAAVPVTQLRYGQVTGGHPSAGHGERLPVESVSWWDAVRFCNALSQREGLAPAYRLSADTETVEWDAAAEGYRLPTEAEWEHACRAGTTGPRYGELDAIAWYRGNSDGRVHDVGGKQPNAWGLHDMLGNVWDWCWDVYDAAVYGEYRVLRGGGWSDEHWSCRAAVRRRSHPTFEIDDVGFRLARSTVAR